The Vreelandella piezotolerans genomic interval TGCCGGTGGAAGACTTGGTCGACCGTCGCTTGGACGACCTGTACGGTGCGACGCTGTCCATCTGGCAGTTCCTCCAGCACCATGATCCGAAAAGCCCTAAAGTACGCATTTTTAACCCGGATTTCGAAGAGCACGGCTGGCAGTCTACCCACACCTTCGTGGCGGTGCTGCATGAAGACATGCCGTTTTTGGTCGACTCCGTGCGCATCGAACTCAACCGTCGCGGCCTAACGGTACACGCCATTCAAAACGCCGTGTTCGCCGTGGCCCGTGATAGCCAGCATCAGCTGAAGGCGCTGACCTCTCCCAAAGACGAGAACGCACCGGACGCCCGTGAATCGCTGATCGTCATCGAAGTCGATCGTCACACCGATGCCGAATCCCTGGCAAAAATCGAGCGTAATCTGCACGAAGTGCTGCGGGACGTGCGTACCGCCGTGGGCGATTTCGATGCCATGTGCGGCCAGATCACCTCGGCGATACAGGAGTTGGAAAAAAATTGCCCGCCACAAATCGACCCGGACGACCATGAAGAGGCCATCGCTTTCCTGGAGTGGTTGCTGAAAGATAACTTCACCTTCCTGGGCTACGATGAGTACCTGTTAGAAGGCAACGAGCTGCAGCGTGATCCCAACAGCGTGCTGGGCGTATTCCGGCTGGATCAGCCGCGCTACCGCGAGCGAATCCGCACCGAAGAGGGTGTCGACGAACACAATGACTACGTGCTGGTGCCGCAGCTGCTCTCGTTCGCTAAAAGCGCCCACCACTCCCGCGTGCACCGACCCACGTATCCAGATTACATCACCGTCGACCGCTACGACGATGACGGCAACGTGATCGGTGAGCGTCGCTTCTTTGGCTTGTTCACCGCCACGGTGTACAACGAGTCGCCGCGCAATATTCCGCTGCTACGCCGCAAACTCAAGGCCGTGATGGATATCGCTGGCTTCAACCCCCAGGGCCACAACGGCAAGCAGCTGTTGCAGGTGCTGGAAGTCTACCCACGCGATGACCTATTCCAGATCAGTACCGAATCCCTGGCTAGCACCGCACTGGGTATTCTCAACATCCGTGAGCGCCGTCAGGTGCGGCTATTCATCCGCGCCGATGTCAGCGGTAAGTTCTATTCCTGCCTGGTGTTCGTGCCGCGTGATGTGTTCTCGACCGATCTACGCCAGCGCATTCAGGGCATGCTCTGCGACGAGTTGGACGCGCACTTCGGCGACTTCAACACCTACTTATCCGAGTCGGTGCTGGCGCGTATCCAATTGATCCTGCGCTTCAACGGCGACGCCCCGAGCCAATACGATCTCAAACGTCTGGAGAGTAAAGTCGCTCGCCTAGCCCGCAGCTGGCGCGACGATCTGCAGGCGGCGATGATCGAAGGCTTCGGGGAAGAGCGTGCCAATCATCTGATCGATCAGTTCCACGACGCGTTCTCCGCCAGCTACCGGGAAGATTTCAACGCTCGCACGGCCGTGTTCGATGTCCAGCATCTGCTGAATCTGGATAACGGCGACGATCTCTCTCTGTCGCTTTATCGCCCCTTGGAAGAGCAGGCGGGCGGCATGAACCTGAAGCTGTTCCACCGCGAATCGCAAATTCCACTCTCCGACGTGCTGCCGATGATGGAAAATCTGGGGCTGCGCGTGATTGGCGAGCGCCCCTACGACATCAACGCACCACAGCAGCGCTACTGGATTCACGATTTCGAACTGGAACACAGCCGTGAAGGCGTCAACCTGAGCGAAATGCGCGACACCTTCAGCGAAGCGTTCAAGCGTATTTGGGCAGGCGAGGCCGATAATGACGCCTTCAACCGCCTGATCATCGGCGCAGGGCTCGACTGGCGCGAAGTGGCTATGCTGCGCGGCTATGCACGCTATTTGAAGCAGATTCGCTTCGGTATGTCTCAGGATTACATTGCCGCAACGCTGGCGAACTACCCGGCCATTACCCAAACCCTGGTGGAGTTGTTCCGCCTGCGTTTCGACCCGGCCCAGCAGCCCAGCAACGTCGATGACTGCCTTACGCGACTCAACGAGCACTTAGAAGGCGTTGCCAGCCTCAACGATGACCAACTGCTGCGCCGCTTCATGGAGCTGATTCAGGCCACGCTGCGCACCAACTACTACCAGACCACCGACGGTGGCCGCTTCAAGGATTACATCGCCTACAAGTTGGAGCCGTCGAAAGTCACCGGAATGCCCAAGCCGCGCCCGGCGTTCGAGATCTTTGTCTGCTCGCCGCGTGTCGAAGGCGTTCACTTGCGCGGTGGTAAAGTGGCCCGTGGTGGCCTGCGCTGGTCGGATCGTCTCGAGGATTTCCGTACCGAAGTGCTGGGCCTCGTCAAAGCGCAGCAGGTGAAAAACGCGGTCATCGTGCCTGTCGGCGCGAAGGGCGGCTTCGTATGTAAGCGCATGCCGGAAAACGCCGACCGCGAAACCCAACAGAAGGAAGGGATCGTCTGCTACCAAATCTTCATTCGTGCGCTATTGGACGTCACCGACAACTTGGTGGGTGGCGAGGTAGTGCCGCCGCAAAGCGTCGTGCGTCACGATGAAGACGACACCTACTTGGTGGTAGCCGCCGATAAAGGCACCGCTACTTTCTCGGATATCGCCAACGCGATTTCCATCGAGTATGGCCACTGGTTGGGTGACGCCTTTGCTTCCGGTGGTGCCAACGGCTACGACCACAAGAAGATGGCAATCACCGCTCGCGGCGCGTGGGAATCCGTGAAGCGTCATTTCAAGAACCTGGGCGTCAATACCCAGGAAGACCTGTTTACCGTGGTGGGTATCGGAGACATGGCGGGGGACGTGTTCGGTAACGGTATGCTCCTTTCCGATAAGATCCAATTGGTGGGCGCCTTCAACCACCTGCACATCTTCGTCGACCCGAACCCGGATTCCGCAGCGGCCTTTGCCGAGCGCAAACGCCTGTTCGATCTGCCGCGCTCCAGCTGGGAAGATTACAGCAGCGAACTGATCTCCCAAGGGGGTGGGGTGTTCAGCCGCAGCGCCAAGTCGATCACCATCACGCCGGAAATGCAGCAAGCGTTTGGGATTGAAGAGGCTCGCCTGTCGCCCAACGACCTGATTCGCGCCATGCTCAAAGCAAAGGTCGATCTGATTTGGAACGGCGGCATCGGTACTTACGTGAAGAGTTCTGAAGAGACCGATGCGGATGTGGGCGACAAAGCCAACGATGCGCTGCGTATCAACGGTAAAGAATTGAACTGCCGCGTGGTCGGCGAGGGCGGTAACCTGGGCCTGACCCAGCGTGGCCGGATGGAAGCCGCCGCCAACGGGGTACGCGTCTACACCGACTTTATCGACAACGCGGGCGGCGTGAAC includes:
- a CDS encoding NAD-glutamate dehydrogenase, with the translated sequence MHYVAIEESRRDLLKQLQERLEARLEPARAADIEAFARHFYATVPVEDLVDRRLDDLYGATLSIWQFLQHHDPKSPKVRIFNPDFEEHGWQSTHTFVAVLHEDMPFLVDSVRIELNRRGLTVHAIQNAVFAVARDSQHQLKALTSPKDENAPDARESLIVIEVDRHTDAESLAKIERNLHEVLRDVRTAVGDFDAMCGQITSAIQELEKNCPPQIDPDDHEEAIAFLEWLLKDNFTFLGYDEYLLEGNELQRDPNSVLGVFRLDQPRYRERIRTEEGVDEHNDYVLVPQLLSFAKSAHHSRVHRPTYPDYITVDRYDDDGNVIGERRFFGLFTATVYNESPRNIPLLRRKLKAVMDIAGFNPQGHNGKQLLQVLEVYPRDDLFQISTESLASTALGILNIRERRQVRLFIRADVSGKFYSCLVFVPRDVFSTDLRQRIQGMLCDELDAHFGDFNTYLSESVLARIQLILRFNGDAPSQYDLKRLESKVARLARSWRDDLQAAMIEGFGEERANHLIDQFHDAFSASYREDFNARTAVFDVQHLLNLDNGDDLSLSLYRPLEEQAGGMNLKLFHRESQIPLSDVLPMMENLGLRVIGERPYDINAPQQRYWIHDFELEHSREGVNLSEMRDTFSEAFKRIWAGEADNDAFNRLIIGAGLDWREVAMLRGYARYLKQIRFGMSQDYIAATLANYPAITQTLVELFRLRFDPAQQPSNVDDCLTRLNEHLEGVASLNDDQLLRRFMELIQATLRTNYYQTTDGGRFKDYIAYKLEPSKVTGMPKPRPAFEIFVCSPRVEGVHLRGGKVARGGLRWSDRLEDFRTEVLGLVKAQQVKNAVIVPVGAKGGFVCKRMPENADRETQQKEGIVCYQIFIRALLDVTDNLVGGEVVPPQSVVRHDEDDTYLVVAADKGTATFSDIANAISIEYGHWLGDAFASGGANGYDHKKMAITARGAWESVKRHFKNLGVNTQEDLFTVVGIGDMAGDVFGNGMLLSDKIQLVGAFNHLHIFVDPNPDSAAAFAERKRLFDLPRSSWEDYSSELISQGGGVFSRSAKSITITPEMQQAFGIEEARLSPNDLIRAMLKAKVDLIWNGGIGTYVKSSEETDADVGDKANDALRINGKELNCRVVGEGGNLGLTQRGRMEAAANGVRVYTDFIDNAGGVNCSDHEVNIKILIDEVVKRGDMTDKQRNQLLADMTEEVADLVILDNYRQTQALDLSEILSHQGMGPYRRFISELESAGQIDRELEFLPADDVLKERASNNQGMRLPELSVLISYAKSTLKGDLINSDVPDDLYIHRHLERLFPAVLTERYQNEMYDHRLKREIVATQVANDLVDHMGIVFVRRLMDSTGAGRADIARAYVVARDAFNLPSLWAQIEALDNQVPSRVQYSMMLDLMRMIRRATRWFLRQHLGLSTQDTIEYFGPRLAQLQEGIGELLSGEEQAVWRQRCDELLEAGVPEALAATVAAAPSLYAGLGIIQAARITNEKPQRVAEVFYEIGSRLELPWMIQQVTHLEVRDAWQAQARETFRDDIDRQQLALTTSVLKLEAGSRDTQERVAQWLEQHAELHRRWCRLIDEVRGGSEGGFALFAVAVRELVDLAESDSEA